DNA sequence from the Bacteroidota bacterium genome:
TTGCCCCTGCATCACGGATAAGAGTAGCCAGATATGAGTCTCCGCCAGGAACATACCATTTGTCTTTCCAGGGCAGACCGCACAAAACAGTTGGACTGGTTTTAGCCTCCCTGGCAATACCTGCAAGTTGGATGTACTCCTTTTCAATTGATTTGAACTGTCTATCGGCCTTTATTTCCTCATCATAAAAAGCCGACATGAATTTTACCCATTCGGCTTTGGCCAGCGGACTACTCTCCAGATATTCGGCATTAAAAACCACTTTGATGCCCAGTTCGTGAAATTTATTCACATAATTCAAAATGTCGCCGCCGACACCATAAGTCATCACCAGATCCGGCTTCAGGCTTAATATCCGCTCGTAGTTCAGGCTCTGTTCGTAACCTACATCAGGGATCTGCCCATGGTCTATCCGGTATCTTAATTTTTGATTGTTCACAAGATTAGTACCTGAAATACCCACAATGGTGCTAGTTTTATCAATTAAATCGATAAGGCCAATATGAGTGGTCGACATGCAGACAATTCGCTGCACCGGAGTCCTGATGATTTCAGCATCTCCGAAATTTTCCTTGATATTTTTCCCCTTGGGTATTAAAATATATTTATAATGCATGCCCTGAGCCGACTGCCAGGGATTAAACACTTCCAATACTTTATAATCCTTATGGTACTCCAGGGTAAATCCTTTTGCATATTTCACAGATATGAGAGGATGAAGGGTCGCTTCATTCAGGTTAGAACCTGTTTTGTGCTGCCTGCATGAACAGGTAAGAAATAAAAAAAGACAAAAAGGGAGAACAATTAAAATTCGTTTTTTTAATCTCATTGAAAATAAATTCATTTTATTAATTAGCTATATGGCCAAATCGGGAAACATGACTTATTTGATCACGGAAATTTTACGAATAAGTTGTTTGTTACCCGAATTAACTTTTAACACGTAAAAGCCGTTTTTTATCCGGCTCAAATCGAGGAGGATGGTCCTAGTACCGCCTGGTTCAACCTCAGAAGAAACCATTTTACCGGTGATATCAAACAACCTGAGGGTTATATCGGTATTTGAAGTTTCAGCTATATTTACATAAAGATAATCTTTTGCAGGGACAGGAAATATGGAAGCTGCCAGTTCAATTTGCGATACCGCAGTTTCAGTGGTTGATTTCTTTGAGGAACAATCTACGGTCTTTAAATCAAGTGCAGTATTGAATCCATTGTTCATATCCTTGAAGGCTTTCCAACCGGTAGAACTATAGACATAGGCTGAGTTTAAACCCGTACTGCCCCTGTCTTTGGCCTGATATAAGGAGAAAGTATCCTTATAATTGTAATTTATTTCGTAACCAACGTAAAAATCGCCCTGGACTGTCACAACGGAATTAAACTCCACAAAATTATCCCCGGGATATTTCATGTTTTCCAGGGGAACTGTAACCGAAGCCAATTCACTCCCCGGGACATTGCCTCCTGCCCATAGTTTCACATCAATTGATGAATAGGCATACTGCCAGGCAGCTTTTGCAACATTTAAAAAGACACCGGTTATGTTTGATGAAGAAAATCCGGATATTTTTTCTGCGAAGCGGCTATATTTACCGGAGTTATGTCCCGTCCAGCTTCCCCATCCTCCGGAGAAAGGATAAACCGTAACTTCTTCCCCTGACTGAATATTAGTAACAGTATCGCATTGCTGTTTAAAAGCAGAATATGGATCAAGCCCGCCAATCTGTGTCACTCCGGTCGAGTTCGCATCCAGCCAGGCAGCAAGCTGGGACGAAGAAGCTGAATAATCGCTCCATGCACGGCTGAATTTTGAATAATAATCTTTATCAGGACTTGTACAATTAGCATCACCTCCGGTAAGAACGCCAACTATTTTATGGTTCTGATCAAACAATGGTCCTCCTGAAGATCCGCCCTCTGTACTGCCCATATTATAATGAGCTACAAACCAGTGTGAATTCTGGTCATAAGTATCCCCAAAATTCCCGGTTATTAAGGGGTTATTGTCAAATGAAATTTTTTTCACATCTCCTTCCGGATGATGAATGATAGTCCCTGACTGGGGTGCAGTAGTATCCCTGTTCCACCCTGCAAAATAGGGATGGTACGAAAAGGGAGGAACAGTGCTCAGTTCAACCAGGGCAAAATCAATTTTATCGGTTGTGGCCAATAATTTTGCTCCGGTCAGAGATTTTGTGGTAACGCCATCAGGCCCTCCGCAATAAGGGCTCTCGTATTCAAAGGCCATCAGCAAGGTAGATGCTTTATCATTAGTATCCACGCAATGGTTGGCTGTAAGCAGGTATGGCTTTCCATCTCCCGAAGCATCGTTAAGAAGTACCCCTGTACACAGGGTATTGCCATTGATGATTAACCTGCATACTGAATTTCTTTCATTTTGCCAGTTTTTGCCGGCATCACATGAAACATCAACCTGACAACTGCCCGAACGGCCATAGTTTCCGTCCTTTAAGGATACATGCCTGAAAATATTTTTGTAATCATGAGCAACCTGTCCAATGCTCAACTTACCGTTATTATTACAGGTCGACGGCACGAAGTATTCAACCACCAGATCATCTCCCCGTATTGGAGATACAGGAAGAATATGCGAATCACTATTATTCTTTTCAGTAAATGCCCCAAGTATCTGGGTTCTTTTCTCATCATACACAAAAACCCTTGCCCCTACGGGAAGTTCAAAATCATTAAAAATAACATTCAATGAATGAGCCCCTTTGGAACGCAACTCAATCTGCCATATCTTATCTCCATTGGCTAAGGTTCTCCATGCTCCCGAGTTGACTGTATTATAATTCACTGTAAAAGTTTTGGCAAACCTGAATGGCTTTTGCCTGTTGGCTTTTATTTCATTATCTTCCCTTATAAGGGCAAGAGTATCCACTTGGGGTAGATCAATCAGGGTAACAGCCGATTTTAAATTGTACTTAAAACTTTCAGGTATACCGCCATAACTGATCTGCCCGAATAAAGGGAATGCCAGATTAAACAAAAAAAAGAAAATGACGGTTGACTGTTTCATTTAATATTTTATGGTTCCTAATATGCTTCAAAAATTATACCAGCAAGTAAATATAGGCAGTTTTTTCAAAACACCGGAAATTATTAAAATAACATAGATGAGGCTTAATTATTAAAAGTTACCCCGTTTGGTCCGATACCT
Encoded proteins:
- a CDS encoding ABC transporter substrate-binding protein, which encodes MRLKKRILIVLPFCLFLFLTCSCRQHKTGSNLNEATLHPLISVKYAKGFTLEYHKDYKVLEVFNPWQSAQGMHYKYILIPKGKNIKENFGDAEIIRTPVQRIVCMSTTHIGLIDLIDKTSTIVGISGTNLVNNQKLRYRIDHGQIPDVGYEQSLNYERILSLKPDLVMTYGVGGDILNYVNKFHELGIKVVFNAEYLESSPLAKAEWVKFMSAFYDEEIKADRQFKSIEKEYIQLAGIAREAKTSPTVLCGLPWKDKWYVPGGDSYLATLIRDAGANYLWSDNPSRESFPLDIETVYNKASHADYWINSGAANSLNEILSVDPRLENFKAAHYDRVFNNNAILNVNGGNDYWESGIIHPQVILKDLIKIFHPELLPGYSLVYYKQLK
- a CDS encoding T9SS type A sorting domain-containing protein, yielding MKQSTVIFFFLFNLAFPLFGQISYGGIPESFKYNLKSAVTLIDLPQVDTLALIREDNEIKANRQKPFRFAKTFTVNYNTVNSGAWRTLANGDKIWQIELRSKGAHSLNVIFNDFELPVGARVFVYDEKRTQILGAFTEKNNSDSHILPVSPIRGDDLVVEYFVPSTCNNNGKLSIGQVAHDYKNIFRHVSLKDGNYGRSGSCQVDVSCDAGKNWQNERNSVCRLIINGNTLCTGVLLNDASGDGKPYLLTANHCVDTNDKASTLLMAFEYESPYCGGPDGVTTKSLTGAKLLATTDKIDFALVELSTVPPFSYHPYFAGWNRDTTAPQSGTIIHHPEGDVKKISFDNNPLITGNFGDTYDQNSHWFVAHYNMGSTEGGSSGGPLFDQNHKIVGVLTGGDANCTSPDKDYYSKFSRAWSDYSASSSQLAAWLDANSTGVTQIGGLDPYSAFKQQCDTVTNIQSGEEVTVYPFSGGWGSWTGHNSGKYSRFAEKISGFSSSNITGVFLNVAKAAWQYAYSSIDVKLWAGGNVPGSELASVTVPLENMKYPGDNFVEFNSVVTVQGDFYVGYEINYNYKDTFSLYQAKDRGSTGLNSAYVYSSTGWKAFKDMNNGFNTALDLKTVDCSSKKSTTETAVSQIELAASIFPVPAKDYLYVNIAETSNTDITLRLFDITGKMVSSEVEPGGTRTILLDLSRIKNGFYVLKVNSGNKQLIRKISVIK